The sequence below is a genomic window from Lolium perenne isolate Kyuss_39 chromosome 7, Kyuss_2.0, whole genome shotgun sequence.
CATCGGTGGGGGAAAGAGATGAGGGTAGTGGCGGTGCGGGGACGGAAAGAGAGAAGGAGGATGTGTTTCTGGAGGAGAAGCatggctggcggcggcggcggcgccggcgacagTGGGGGAGGGCGGCGCGCCGACGAGAGTCAAAAAAATATCTAAGAAGGAGAGCAGCTATCGCGCAAAATGTTATCTTCCCAGTTTCTGGATGATGAAGGGGAGCGGTAATTCTACAGAGGGAAACGATTGTCCATCGTTCAGATTTTCTGGCACCCTAGGATTCAAAACGGACAGTCAAGATTgtacactaaaccctaatttcgTTCTTTCTATTAAACCCACAAGGCCTCAAAACACCATCCCTTCAGCATCCTTGCTCCCCTAATTTTTAAATTTGTAGCCCAAAAAGGCCTCTCAGCAACGTAATAGTCTAACTAGCTAATTATACATGCTCTGCTGCAGAATAGAGAAAACAAATGGATTGTTTCATGGTGTTTCAGGTAACATCACCGCAGTGGCTTATCCATATTCATCTATAAATGTATTACCTCCGTTTCGAAATATATAACTTTTTACAAAGCTAGTTTAGCTTTGAACCACATTGTTCGGGCGACATTTCATTCTGGTGCCTCTGCTTTGCAAAAGGTTAATGCCTTGGCCTTGCATTTGATCCTATGGATTCACAAGTCATGCTAGGGTGCTACACCAACGTCGTGTTCCCATGGCGACGGTGTTGGTGTGGTGGAAAGACAAACCTCCTTCACTAGGATCAACCTGTTTTTATTGCTTCGTTGAGATTTTCTTGGATCCACAacttttgttttcttttgttgATCCTTTATggcgcttaatttttatattctctCCGTCCCTAAAAATATTGATGAACTTTATTTAGATATGGAGgtatatttttttaaaaattatagatacatttgtagCTAGAAAAAGTTGAGCAACTTTTCTTGAGGCAAAGAGTGTAGGAGGCATGCACACCATGTTCTTGTAAGTTGTAACTCCTTGCCTCACCGGCTGATGACTTCATTAATTATCTACTTCAAATCCGGACTAATTAACTCCTTGCCTCGCTGGTTGATGGCTTCGTTAATTAAATCTGGACTAATTTTGAACCCTATGTAGGGTTGTGCATCACACACGTTGATGGAAAATTTCCCAAATAAATTATGTAATTTCACAACTAATGAATAAGTAAAGAGATAACATCATGTTATATTTGAGATATCTAGTGATTGCGTCACAAATAGATCCGAACACGAGGAAAACCTAGTGCGGCCGCGTTTTCAGAAAGCCAACGCCGCCTACGTCCATATAGATTGGTTTCCCCTCCTTTGGCCGACCTTGCCAGCGTCGGGAGAGATTGGGAACCCGATATATGCGTGGAGTTTTAATAAAGTAGTGTTTTCAGTGAGTGAGTTTTGGTAGTCATTTTCTTTTGGCTTATGTGTCAATGGGGATGGAATCGTCTACAATAAGTGTCTTCAGCCTTTTGTTCGATAGCGATATTTCTGCTCCGGCGTCAATAGTAGTGTTGGAAGAATTGAATTCTCTAGGTACGGATCTTCAGATCTTGCTTCGCCAAATCGATTTTGGATATTTTCTCATGACTGCCGCGAGGAGGATTGTCCTTGCAATAGTTTCCCCGGCTACTACGTCCTCGATAATGATGATTCATACTCTCGACTCCCCAACGATGTTGATCGGTTATTTTTTTTCTTGGCATGcttgtgttggtactcttgccgatgttgattaACTATTTTAATGGTTGTGTGCGTGCGCCTAGACTTGGCATTGCGGCTGAAATTAAAATTATGGGTGAACCTTCATTCATATGTACATGTctaggttgacgaagtcaccactggcacCTCGCTGTTTATGGGCACGTCACTTACCACTGAAATCATAGCGCCGGTAAATCCTAGAATTAATCCAAGTAAATGCAAACACATATACCAAGTCTAGGACTTAAATCTTGAGGGGCCGGTTTCACCACAAGAAACCTAACTACCAGAGACAAGCTCAGTTTGCTTCTGCCAAGATTCCATGCCTAAAATTTGGCATAGCCACGGTATCTAAATATCTAATTTCCTGCCGAAAATCATTGTAACGGGCATCTTTTTATTCACCGAGTATGTTTATTTCTTATGTAATCTGTACTAATTACCAGTTATTCTTTCCTCCTAAACACTCCACGAACAAGATTTACTGCAGATGCTGATCTTCTTACCATTTCTTGTTAGAATGCATATTATGACCCTTTTTTCTCTACTCAGTTAAAATgctatggtggcctttggtgacaaAATGGCCTTTTCCCTTGGCCATAACATTCTTTTTGTTGAGAGAGAGAAACGGGCTGCATGCTTCGGCAATGCCAGAAGCAGCAAAACAATGAGCCTTATAACATAAAGCCTAGCCCAACCATCTTAAAACTCCACGACCACGACAGCGTCTCACGTTTAGGGCCAATCCTATTCGCCGACCAGGTCAGTGCACACCGTGGTCGAGTATTGGGTCAGgcacatttttgttttttttcgTTTTTTTCTACTTTTTCTTCGTTTTCTTTTTCTGCTTGtgtttttccttttattttttatTAGTTTTTCTATATTCTTTTTTGTTTCCTTTTTTCtgtattttttttcaaaatcaaaaaaagtttaaattttaaaatagtttaaatttgaaaagtgtttaaatttgaaaagtgttcaaattTGGCAATTGTTCAAAGAAAAAATGTTCGTAatcgaaaatgttcaaatttaaatatgATCATTTTCGAAAAATGGTCAAAGTTTAAAAAAAACgaaattttgaaaatattttcaatctaaaaaaatgttcaaattttaaaaaatgttcatttTTAACAATATTCTAAATTTTTTTggaaaaatatattttaaaaaagACAAAAAGTTAAAACTTCCATATTAAAAAGGATTTAAAAATATTTCTTCTTTTTAAAAATGAAAATATGTaaacacaaaagaaaaagaataagaataagaaaaacaaaaacaaacttacCTGATGGGTCACTGCCCACTACACAACCGCCTGGTCAGGGGTGTGCAGCACTCCGTCCGCACCGACTCGATCGGTGTATAGGAGTACCACATAGGAAGCGGGAGACGGGCGGGGTAGGAGAGCTCGCTGCTACTCCCTCCAATCATTTTAATTAACTTAAATTTAATATAAAATTTAGCAAAATAGACCGGAGGAAGTATTTACATGGATGGGTCTAGTGCAGCGCGTTGGTCTACCATCTCCCTACAAGGAGAGCGGACGTCATTGTTTATAGCAGAAGGGTACGCGTTCATAGTTTATGGTAGAGAGGTACGCGACAcctattaaattttgaaaatCAAATTTTAGTAATTTTAGCTTATCTGGTGTGCTCCGATCCTTTGTGGGGTTTCTCTATTTCCTAGATGAACCCTCGATCTCAAGTTATGATTTTTTTGGTTAACCCCATACCAGCCCGTCCCGCCCTTGGCCTGACCTGATGAACTCATGTCTAGGCCTAGAAGTGTTGGGCCGATAGCTGGGCCAGGCCAGGGGACGGCTCGGGCAAACATAGTTTTACACTACGTCTCAGCCCACGGCCCAACGGGCTTGGTGGGTATTTGGTCAGGCCGAGCTTGGGCCCAATTTTCCAGTGTCGGGCTTTCCTCGGCCCAGCCCGGCACATGGCTAGTTAACCTTGAAGGGGTACTTTGTCTGCACATTAATGTCTTTACTCTCTCTGAGGTTCAGATATTTACATTTACTCTTCAGGAAAAGTTTAAGAGCTAATAACACTGGAGGTACACGAACTTGTCTCGCGGGAGCAAAGTAGTACACAAACTTGCAATTCGTGGTGAATTGGTACAAATACTTGTATGGCAGGTGCAAATTCATCCAGATTTGTTCCGAGCCTGACACGTGTTGTTGTGGCATTTTATAGAAAGACCTTGTACCTTTTTTCCTTTGCACCGGTGTCCTTCTCCTTCGTTCCCCAATTGATTTCAGCTTGCTTTGGCCTCTGGGTTCCGCTGCCGGTCTCGATGAGTCTGAGTATCCCGGTGCGCTGCGCATCCAGGCCTCGTAACCTGTCATGGGCTCGGCATCGTGTGGGATTCCTTGGCGAGGGAGAACTCGGGCTGGAAGATGGCCTTCTCCGTAGTGGCGTTGGCCGCCACCAGCACGGCCGCTAGCAGCAAGCTCGGACTCGTGGAGCAGCCGGCTTAGTTGTGGTCATTCTCCCCTTGGCCTCCCTCGCGCAAGCGAGCATCGCCGCTCACTCGGTGCATGCCTGCTCCATGACCGCCAATAGCTGCATGAACTGCAGTGCCGACACGAAAGTTACCACATATACAAGATCCTGCGCGTCGTGGCCAGAGAGCTTCTCGAGGTAGGCGATGGTGGCGTCCTCCCGGGGGGCGGCGTTAGAGTGTTTCAGCTGGCGAAAACCTATCCGCCTCCTACCGGCACCACATTTGTAGCTCACGCCGCTCCATGTGGTCCAGGAAATAGCGGTGGAGGCCCTGCGAGACGGTGAGACCAGACGAGAACCTTGCACGCACTGCCGCCGAGAAAGGTCGTAAAGCTGGATGGCGGCCACCGGCGTAACGCGGCTCTCGGACCACTAGTCGGACGGGAACCGGGTCGATCCCCGCGGCTGGTGCCACCTCGAACAGTGCGTCATCGTCAACCATATGGCATGAACTCTTTGCTCGTGCGCTCGGAGTGACATCTGACGTCGAGCTAGCATTAGTTCACCACCACGGCTATTACCTACTGCTCCGTATGTCCACCGCGTCCACGCCGAAGTCACGGATCAGTGTGAGCCGCGCGGGTCGTTGCTCCACCTGCAGACTGCAGCTCACGCGGCCGTCGTCGTCGCCCGGCAAGGCCTTCGCCGTGCGGGGTATAGGGCGCTGCACCTGGGGATCAGGTACAAGGTCATCGGCGCCAGGACTTCTACGTCGTGCTCCTCGCCGGCCCCGTCGCCAAGGACGCGGCGGCGGAATCCTGGCCGGCGATATTAACAAACCAACATCGGAAGGTCACCGGTGCAAACGAAAAAATATGGAGTAGTTTTCTGAAGATAAATAACGCCACGTGTATGCACTACGTCAATTTAGACCAGTTTTGCACATCCATCACAAGTTAATGGACCAGTTTATCACCGCTTACAAGTTTATGTATGAATTTGCACATAATAGACAAGTTTATGTATGCACAGTGTTATTAACTCAAAGTTTAACTAGTACTCCGTCTAGTCCACCAAAATTATCTCAACTTTGttgtagatacatctaaatttcggTAAAATTGAGACAATTTTTGGTCAAACGGGGTAGTAGCATTTGCTGGGCATCATCTGCTTCTGCTTGCACAACGATCATCCACCCAAGAATCACGCAAGAGGGATCACATTAGACTAAGGCACACAGTGCTACACGATACATATATATGCTGACACGCAGCTGCGTACATGGCGCATACTAGGAGCCGACGAGCCGTATACGGGTGGCATACCGGCTACTAGAACAACTAAGACAGAACACAGACACCCATGCACACCATACATAACATAGTAGTAGCAGTACAGTAACATGTATAGCAAGGCCCCTTCGCGCCTGGGCTGCGCGTGCGGTGTTCAGGCTATGTCGATGGAGCGGACGTTGCGCTGCTTCTGCGCGTCCTCATCCTTGGGCACGACGACCCTGAGCACGCCGTCCTGCATGGTGCACCTGATCCCCTCCGCCTTGGCGTTCTCCGGCAGCCGGAACCGCCGCATGAAGGACCCGAAGCTGCGCTCCACGCGGTTCCAGGCGTCGTCCTTGTGCTCCTCCTCCCGCGTCTTCTGCCCGCTGATCTTCAGCACGTTcccgtcctccacctccaccttcacgtCCTCCTTCCTCACCCCTACGCGCTCGTTCAGCAGCAAACATCAATCAGATAGATGGACACACTCTTCTCCATGACAGAAAGATACGGAGCACAAACGTACCGGGGATCTCGGCGGAGAAGATGTGCTCCTTCTCGTTCTCGTGCCAGTCCACGTTTGGTGCGAGCCACGGCCGTGGCGTCGTCGCCGCCGCGGCGCACGGCGTCCCAGGGCCAGGAGGCGCCCAAGGGGTCAAACAGGTCGGAAGAGAAGGGGTCACCGCGGCCACCGAACCGTGGCATGAGCGACATCGTTGACGCGGCTTCAGTGCTTGGGCGCGCGCACGCAGGCAAAGCAGAGCTATACCCACCCGGCGTGTTTGAAGATGGGCATTTTATGCAACGTACGGGCCGCATGGCCGCGCGCGTGGGTCATCCGCTTGCCACGTCCGGTGCAGCGCTGCGTACGTGGCGCATTTGGGTGCGCATGTGTTGTGCCACGACGAGGACTCGTGTTGCTTGGCATGCGAGGAGGTTGCTCGATCTGGCACCGCATGGACATCTGGCGAGCATGCACTCATGCACGCTAGTGGACGTCAGGCTGGGCTGCCACTTGGAgacgtaagggcatctccaactgaACGATTTATATAGGACGATGATGAAAGCGGACCCGTGTCTGGACGTCGTCCCTGCGGATACAAAAATAATTATTTTTGACCGCCCGTTTGCGTTAGAGGTGTCTCCAGCGTGCCGACGCATAAATAGTTCTACCTATTTTTTTCATTTAATCATAGATAGAAATATTACACAAACTACTAGtatatagtttggaacatggtttcagAATTGCAAAATAAGAAAACCTAACTAGTGGCTTCAATTGACCGGTGGCTatcttcgctgcaaagaaagaacactcgaaaaTCACTAGCTGTCGGTGTACTCGCCGGACTCGTTCGTGTGGTAGTGACTACGGTAGGATGTCTCGTTGAACACTTTGATGATCATCTCGATGTCTccttcgtagaggaaggtgaccaAGCAACCGGCCTCGAGGTTGTGggcgcgggcgaacttgtcccacccggtGTGCTACCAGTCGAACAAGACATCGACAGGCCACCGACAGAAGCCGCATCTGGCTCGGCATCGTCGACAAACTCGACGAACTTGTCCGTCAACCGCTTGATACCGAGGGGATCCTCGTTGATGTAGAGGATGAACTCGAAACACCTCGCATCCTCTGAAGACGACGACGGCGCATGCGACGACTAGCGGCGGGGTGATGCTGCTCCAGCACGCCGGCCACCTGGACCAGCCAAGGATTCCCTCGCGGGCTTGTGGGGAGTGACGCTACAGTGGAGGTTATGCAGCGGCTAGGTTTTGTAGAGAGGAGATGAGTTTAGGCAGCTAACCGAGAGCGCGCCCCTCTTTTTATACGCCGGAGGCAACCGAGGGGTGCGACACGCATGGCAGTGCCATTAACTTCGTTGGCAGAGGCGGGCGGCGGCCGCTCGGCGGACGAGACATCGCCATTAACGTGTCGCAGATTGCCTAAGTGAAGCCTCGTCGCCAGACCTGATGCCGTTCAGAAGACGCATCGAGCCAGGGTCACTGCTAGCTGGGCCTGACGAAACGTCTGCCCAAACACAAATTATTACGCGGCGCGGCCACGCAACGTCCGTAGAGACGCATCAGAGACACATATTTGAGCCACGTTTGCGTCTCTACAGACAGCCCGCACTACAAGGGAAAGGCCTACCGCTGGCGCACCTAATtggcctattgccggcgcaccaaagcccatcagtgcgaacgggccggtgataactggccactgccggcgcaccagacagtgcgccggcggtaggtcagctactgccggcgcaccatccaagcttcgccggcaaaggccaagttccaccggcgcacgtgccGACGCGCAGCAgggcttccagcactggcgcatgccacgtgtgCCGGCAGTAGGGCAttgaggtgcgccggcaatactaTTCGGAAATTCAATTTTACAGCTTTTtcccagcatattacaatacatatttgacaccagtatatatttacaacgcagttcatatttatacagcagtacatgcaatatgagaagcacatagagagccaagtctcatttcggtatcaatacacaaatacgcaagtctcgtttcggaatgttgattcatacaacacatgtgcatatgcaacaccgaacgacgaagtttcacaaagttagaagtctcggtacatagtcgtcacaagtgtcgtcatacacctcacaatgtagctaataacctaaactacaatcacatagaacatgaccaacatggtcatgatgaccatcatcacgaaggccatggtcttcatctggttcctccgcatgtccctcatctctcccgctagataacgggcgtatcttccttccgcctccaccctagtggggtatcccttgtagttgttgccgctgaagcggtgcacctgtctccgacagtcctcccaatcgtcgtagactccaggaaccctccccttgtacacgacatatgtcgtcggcatctccatgcacaagacaagtaaaacgttagtaccaatgcaattaacaagtgccaactcaaataagagacaagtagtatgaactaaatagcatgtacctcatactttgttggtcgaaacaaatattaacattcagggatagggtcagcgaggccaggtaggatgcacaagagattgatatttgtgccatcgcaccaggctcactggccccaccccagagtgtacaagtgaccaaacattctaatcatcggccaacgcaattaagaagtgccaactcaaataaaagacaagtagtacaaagtaaatagcatgtgcctcatactttatcggtcaaaacaaatattaacatccagggatggagtcagtgaggctaggtaggatgcccaatagattgatatttgtggccatcacaccaaggctcattggctccacccccgagtgtacgagtgaccgaacattctaatcatcggagaactccaaatacgaggcaagtaagggtcgagtaaatgcaaataatgatTAAGGTAcacacgccataatcttgaaatatatagcaaattaaatgaaactatagacacaggttcacatgcacatccataCAAACTAAATAAAGGCGACAAGTCGATTCTAtctgaatatatagcaattattacagtacggaagttcagggacatatatcgttcaagctttagcaatagAGTTCCCgttgtaggatcaggttgtaggcCTAGGGGGGATGGACGGCAGCCcccagcgagttgaacggcctctcatcacgcgacatctgcaAGCGGagatctatctcgtcattaggtggtagaccgtagccgtagaagaactcatcagacctagtgttgacatcctgcaggattattgtgcaaatgaactgctggatgcgaccccagttctttctcagctctctatcagggacatctgccatgtttgcaaacctgtttctgagagtctctggcagcaacatgtcatctgcgtactttatgtactcctacaTCTGTAGGATGGCGtatcacgcgtccatcccattgtcttccttcgactgcctgaggcaggcgaggttggttgtgtgggttaagaccaagcctcctcgggatttcctctctactttgaggggggctGCCTTGTTggtgaagccggtgagagcatcattgagaagggccttgatgtgggtgtagtctttcttgtggtccctacccgagtcgagatagactacatgcgagtgttgcgggtgcacgacgatgagggtgcagaacttgtctctgcggaaaacacacggattaacctttggaaatgcaaatggagatataggatagcatagtgatggggactagcgagtgattacttactcggggaagtaagggatgagaatggcgccctttttaatgttcgccagcatgaaatcctcgacctcctgggtggcaatcgcccgatccccagcgttgcagatgattctctcccgcatatagaaggggtccattatcgtgatggtcggcgtcccctccttaacgatctgggaagataagctaagagcaactaggcgaaccacactaaagtggagcatttgcatgcgatagatgctgaagatgtcattgaaccggatgaagctcaagtccgcggggtacttctcgacgaagttcatgccagttggcacctttgccacgaagagagggtaactaggatcttttgatttgagaagttgCTTCTCCAGATGcttgacagtctcatgcaagctcctcatatccgtggTGAGTTTCTTGACGACATGCTTTGGCAGtatcggttcacccaagtgatgcagaggtcgccaattgtttggcaacttgtcaaggagtgggaccttgtccttggatttggccgccgccttgtctttggcgtccttcttatttggcctcttcctcttcttgggttgtactactggaccatccatcgccgtatTGGCCATAGCacagagtgtgtttgggctcagcatctttttgacggcggcggtggcgacctcctcaggattttcctcctcagccgtttcttgagaatcgaacagcttcttggagcacacatatttcaaggctggcgcatcctcatggacaacttgtgaatacGTAGGAACATGCCATTGGAAGtcctcacgttcgtattcctcggcctctagcgccgctggctgttgtggtggggcgctgacctctggcgccattggccgttgtggtggggcgatgaccaccggtGCCGCTGGCTGTTGTGGAGGGACGCTAacctgtggcgccgcaaggtgcttgtctttgcttgccgtcgaccccgagtaggtgttgatcctaattagggtcttcggccatagcagtacccaacccttcagtgaggctagattcaacgggctatcgtcatcggcaccatgcggttgattaggaggaaacaaatcctcatagcccggtaacgcccgatccacttcaacccggtaaacgtcatcctccatatctcgtgtgtgccacttcttatccaggggccgaaggatggaccccctcgcgacgtctttgagttcgtcgtttactctcatcaggaaggtccatggcgttgagagcgcctgcgagaacatgtgtatggcgttagagagagggcaaggatgatgaaattaatatattaacttgatgtacacattagttaattaccgtgagggcgtgatacgtctccaacgtatccataatttctgatgttccatgcttgttttatgacaatacttacatgttttgcttgcactttatgaagattttatgcattttccggaactaatctattaacaagatgccacagtgccagttcctgttttctgctgtttttggttccagaaaggctgttcgggcaatattctcggaattggacgaaatcaacgccaaagatcttatttttcccggaagcatccagaacaccgaaggagagtcggaggagggccagggggccaccacacacgtGGGCCAcgcgggctacaccctggccgcgccggcctggtgtggggccaccctgtcgcccctcatgcgccgcctcttcgcctatataaaccctttcgacctaaaaacgcgagacgaattgacgaaactccagaaagactccaggggcgctgccgccatcgcgaaactccaattcgggggacagaagtctctgttccggcaccctgccgggatggggaagtgcccccggaagccatctccatcgacgccaccgcctccatcatgctccgtgagtagttcccccatggactacgggttctagtagtagctagtcggtattctctcctccatgtacttcaatacaatgatctcatgagctgccttacatgattgagatccatctgatgtaatcggtgttgtgtttgttgggatccgatggatgatacattatgattagtctatctataaagtttgtgaagttattgttgttgcaatcttgttatgcttaatgcttgtcactagggcccgagtggcatgatcttagatttaagctctataattattgcttagattgtatctacaagttgtatgcacatgtcactgtccggaaccaaaggccccgaagtgacagaaatcgggacaaccggaggggatggcagtgatgtgaggatcacatattttcacggagtgttaatgctttgctccggtgctctattaaaaggagtaccttaatatccagtagattcccttgaggcccggctgccaccggctggtaggacaaaaaatgttgtgcaagtttctcattgcgagcacgtacgactatatatggaaaacatgcctacatgattaatgaattgatgttctttcttaatgctttatcaatcctatcaattgcccaactgtaatttgttcacccaacacttgtcacttgttattggagagttaccactagtgtagatcgctgggaaccccggtccatctctcatcatcatatactcgttctatatgtcattggaagtagtatcaactattttctggtgccattgcctctgtgttcttTATTCTTtatctgctgtgttactgttactattgctctcatattactgctgctttcacatcacccctgttgctagtgctttt
It includes:
- the LOC127313295 gene encoding 17.6 kDa class I heat shock protein 3-like, with product MSLMPRFGGRGDPFSSDLFDPLGASWPWDAVRRGGDDATAVARTKRGLAREREGAHLLRRDPRLLLNERVGVRKEDVKVEVEDGNVLKISGQKTREEEHKDDAWNRVERSFGSFMRRFRLPENAKAEGIRCTMQDGVLRVVVPKDEDAQKQRNVRSIDIA